Part of the Gammaproteobacteria bacterium genome, ATCTCCAGGGACAAATCGGGGCTGTCCACACGGGTCAGCACCATCGCCCGGGAGCCGTGACCGGAATTTCTGCGTGAAATCATGTTGCCCCGTCTCCTCGCCGCCGGTCGTCGACCCCGCACCCATTCCCGGCGTCAATCGACGGCTGGGGGAAACCCGTAGTAACGCTCGTTCAGGTAGAAGAGGACGTCGGCGATATCGCCGTCCGACCAGCGCAGGTTCAACTCCCCCTGCCAGATCTGCACGTACTTGCGCACCTCCGCCTGACTGCGCAGACGACTCTCCCCCCGCTGGTGCACGTGATCCTCATGGCATTG contains:
- a CDS encoding cytochrome c, with amino-acid sequence MTRLSAMAAGLALVASLAYAPPGAAQDFQRGGLLYENHCNQCHEDHVHQRGESRLRSQAEVRKYVQIWQGELNLRWSDGDIADVLFYLNERYYGFPPAVD